A genomic segment from Streptosporangium roseum DSM 43021 encodes:
- a CDS encoding DMT family transporter — MNGKDSAILSGRVAVGATPAPAGRTASSGTAWRGTLLAGLGVLSFSGSFPATVFAMEGFDPYLVAIGRAVIAAVPALVFLVAARGPLLPPRSHLRSYLVIVAGVVFGFPVFSGLALDAGASTSHAAVVIGLLPAATAACAVLRGGERPKPAFWAACALGAVSITAFTLSRGGGHATGADLLLVGALLSAAVGYTEGGRLARETPGWRVISHALVIAAPLTVPVTVALALTTDVRPTATSLAGFAYAGLISMFLGFIPWYAGLAAGGIARAGQTQLAQPLLTLLWAWLLLDERFGPLTVAAALAVLVCVAMSQRARS; from the coding sequence ATGAATGGTAAGGATAGCGCTATCCTCTCAGGTCGAGTAGCGGTCGGCGCCACCCCGGCGCCCGCCGGGCGCACGGCGTCCTCCGGTACGGCGTGGCGGGGGACCCTGCTGGCCGGTCTCGGGGTGCTGTCGTTCTCCGGGTCGTTCCCGGCGACGGTCTTCGCGATGGAGGGGTTCGACCCCTATCTCGTGGCGATCGGGCGGGCCGTGATCGCGGCGGTCCCGGCGCTGGTCTTCCTGGTGGCGGCCAGAGGGCCGTTGCTGCCGCCCAGATCCCACCTCCGGTCCTATCTCGTCATCGTGGCCGGGGTGGTCTTCGGCTTCCCCGTCTTCAGCGGGCTGGCGCTCGACGCCGGGGCCAGCACCTCCCACGCCGCGGTGGTCATCGGGCTCCTCCCCGCCGCCACCGCCGCCTGTGCCGTCCTGCGCGGAGGGGAGCGGCCGAAACCGGCGTTCTGGGCGGCCTGTGCCCTCGGAGCCGTCTCGATCACGGCCTTCACCCTCAGCCGGGGCGGCGGCCACGCCACCGGAGCCGACCTGCTCCTCGTGGGGGCGCTGCTGTCGGCCGCGGTCGGCTACACCGAGGGCGGCCGGCTGGCCCGCGAGACGCCCGGCTGGAGGGTGATCTCCCACGCCCTGGTCATCGCCGCCCCGCTCACGGTCCCCGTGACGGTCGCCCTGGCGCTGACCACGGACGTGCGGCCCACCGCGACGTCGCTGGCCGGGTTCGCCTACGCGGGCCTGATCTCGATGTTCCTCGGCTTCATCCCCTGGTACGCGGGCCTGGCGGCGGGCGGGATCGCGCGCGCCGGGCAGACCCAGCTCGCCCAGCCGCTGCTGACGCTGCTCTGGGCCTGGCTCCTCCTCGACGAGCGGTTCGGCCCGCTGACCGTCGCGGCGGCGCTCGCCGTACTCGTGTGTGTCGCCATGAGCCAGCGGGCACGCTCTTGA
- a CDS encoding CGNR zinc finger domain-containing protein → MDNPSDLVCDFVNSYDVEGGTDDIPTPAALAAWLGRRELIGPGDVAGDDDLALALDLRESLRAALRANHDSRTRDGDDREPGLPRLFTGLPLRVALTAGGPVLQPVAAGVPGGLARIAAAVMGAHADGMWPRLKVCTESTCQWAFVDSSKNRSRSWCSMRVCGNRTKTRAYRARRQTETGPRHL, encoded by the coding sequence ATGGACAACCCTTCCGACCTGGTGTGCGACTTCGTCAACAGCTACGACGTCGAGGGCGGGACCGACGACATCCCCACGCCCGCCGCGCTGGCCGCGTGGCTCGGCAGGCGGGAGCTGATCGGCCCCGGGGACGTCGCTGGCGACGACGACCTCGCCCTGGCCCTCGACCTCCGCGAGTCCCTCCGCGCGGCGCTCCGGGCCAACCACGACAGCCGCACCCGCGACGGCGACGACCGCGAGCCCGGCCTGCCCCGCCTGTTCACCGGGCTCCCCCTGCGGGTCGCCCTGACCGCCGGGGGCCCTGTCCTCCAGCCGGTCGCGGCCGGCGTGCCCGGCGGGCTGGCCAGGATCGCGGCCGCGGTGATGGGCGCGCACGCCGACGGGATGTGGCCGAGGCTGAAGGTGTGCACCGAGAGCACCTGCCAGTGGGCGTTCGTCGACTCCTCCAAGAACCGCTCACGATCTTGGTGCTCCATGAGAGTCTGCGGCAACCGCACCAAGACTCGGGCATATCGGGCTCGCCGTCAGACGGAGACAGGTCCGCGTCATCTCTGA
- a CDS encoding PLP-dependent aminotransferase family protein, with amino-acid sequence MNDDSSIVRLAAMIREETARLRPGDRLPSSRELMRLHGVSPVTVSRALARLAAEGRVITRPGSGTYVAPAVTRAGGTADLSWQTVALGDRVVDDTEVSGLLAPPPDDVIPLTGGYLNPTLRPAKALSAAAIRALRRPDVWALPPLSGIPELRGWFAQEAGGDVTSSDALVVSGGQSALTHAFRALTAPGTPILVETPTYPGALAAARAAGLRPTAVPMDRDGVRPELLAEAFAVTGARVFFCQPTLHNPTGATLTLERRRQVLAIARAAGAFVIEDDYARYFATEPVPPSMISLDAHGTVVHVNSLTKVLSPSMRVAGVVARGPAARRLRASQVVESFFVARPLQETALEFVGSPAWSRHLAGLGTELTTRRNALAAALTARMPAAGIHLLPRGGLHLWVRLPPDRDEDTVVEAARRAGVMVSQGRIYYPAEPPGPRIRLTHSAALRLPELAEGVRRLATALDAT; translated from the coding sequence ATGAATGACGATAGCAGTATCGTCCGTCTGGCTGCCATGATCCGTGAGGAGACGGCGCGGCTGCGCCCCGGGGACAGGCTGCCATCAAGCCGGGAGCTGATGCGGCTCCACGGTGTGAGCCCGGTGACCGTGTCGAGGGCACTTGCCCGGCTTGCCGCGGAAGGTCGAGTGATCACCAGGCCGGGCAGCGGGACCTACGTGGCCCCCGCGGTCACCCGAGCCGGCGGCACGGCGGACCTGTCCTGGCAGACGGTGGCGCTCGGCGACCGGGTGGTGGACGACACGGAGGTGAGCGGCCTGCTCGCTCCCCCGCCGGACGACGTCATCCCGCTCACCGGCGGCTACCTCAACCCGACCCTGCGTCCCGCCAAGGCCCTGTCCGCCGCCGCCATCCGCGCGCTCCGCCGCCCGGACGTCTGGGCGCTGCCGCCACTGAGCGGCATCCCCGAGCTGCGCGGCTGGTTCGCCCAGGAGGCGGGGGGCGACGTCACCTCCTCGGACGCCCTCGTGGTCAGCGGCGGGCAGTCCGCCCTCACCCACGCCTTCCGCGCCCTCACCGCCCCGGGCACCCCGATCCTCGTCGAGACGCCGACCTATCCGGGTGCGCTCGCCGCCGCGCGGGCCGCCGGGCTCCGCCCGACGGCCGTGCCCATGGACCGCGACGGGGTGCGGCCCGAGCTCCTCGCGGAGGCCTTCGCCGTCACGGGCGCGCGGGTCTTCTTCTGCCAGCCGACCCTGCACAACCCCACCGGCGCGACCCTGACCCTCGAACGGCGCAGGCAGGTGCTCGCGATCGCCCGGGCGGCCGGGGCGTTCGTCATCGAGGACGACTACGCCAGGTATTTCGCGACGGAGCCGGTCCCGCCGTCGATGATCTCACTGGACGCCCACGGCACGGTCGTGCACGTCAACTCCCTCACCAAGGTCCTGTCGCCCAGCATGCGGGTCGCCGGAGTCGTCGCCCGCGGCCCGGCCGCGCGGCGGCTCAGAGCCAGCCAGGTCGTGGAGTCGTTCTTCGTCGCCAGGCCGCTGCAGGAGACGGCGCTGGAGTTCGTCGGCTCGCCCGCCTGGTCGCGCCACCTGGCCGGGCTGGGCACCGAGCTGACGACCCGCCGGAACGCGCTCGCCGCCGCGCTGACCGCCCGGATGCCCGCCGCCGGGATCCACCTCCTCCCCCGGGGCGGCCTGCACCTGTGGGTACGGCTCCCGCCCGACCGCGACGAGGACACCGTGGTGGAGGCGGCCCGGCGGGCGGGCGTCATGGTGAGCCAGGGACGCATCTACTACCCGGCCGAGCCGCCGGGCCCCCGGATCCGGCTGACCCACTCGGCGGCCCTGCGCCTGCCGGAGCTGGCAGAGGGCGTCCGGCGGCTGGCGACGGCGCTGGACGCCACCTGA